Genomic DNA from Nonomuraea rubra:
GCGCAGGATGGCGCGGATGCGCAGCACGACCTCCTCCAGGCTGAACGGCTTGGCCACGTAGTCGTCGGCGCCCAGCGTGAGCCCCTGCACGCGGTCCTCGACCCGGTCGCGGGCGGTCAGGAACAGCACGGGGACGCTCTCGCCGAGCCGCCTGGCGACCTCGAACCCGTCGAAGTCCTCCAGCATCACGTCGAGCACCACGATGTCGGGCCTGAACTCCCTGGCGGCCGTCACCGCCTCCGCGCCCGTCCCGGCGGTCCTGACGTCGAACGAGACCAGACGCAGGGTCTGGGAGAGCAGGGCGCGGATGTTCGGCTCGTCGTCCACGACGAGCACCCTGGCCGGTCGGTCCATGCTCCAAGGTTTACCCGAGCCAGTTCAAAGCGGGCTCAAAGCGTTTATTCGGTTGCCCGTCCGCAGGCGCGCCGCCTAGCGTGATCCGCATGTCATGCATGTTCACCTGCCAGGTTTTCATCCGCATCCGCCGCGGCCGGGCTCTGGCCCGCTAGCGGACGCGGTGACTTCTCACACCTGAGCCGAGCGTCCGCAGGCGCGCCCAGGGCCCTTCGAGACCCGTTCATCTCGAGGACCCGGAAGGGCAGTGCTGTGGCGCAGAATTTCGCGCACGGAAACTATTCACACACCCAGAAGAAGGCCAGGAAAGGCGGCGGTGGCGGTCGCACGCCCGTTGACCGGGCGCGGCGCGAGCTGTCGCAGAACTTCCTGGTCGACAGGCATGCCGTCGACCTGATGATCAAGGCGGCCGCGCCGGAGGGGCTGGTGCTGGAGCCCGGCCCCGGCGAGGGCGTGCTCACCCTGGCGCTCGCGGAGGCGGGCGCGCGGGTGATCGGCTACGAGCTCGATCCGCGGCTGGCCGGGCGGCTGGCCTCGCGTACGCGCGGCGACTCCAGGATCGACGTGGTCAGGGGCGACTTCACCACGGCGCGGGCACCGCGCGAGCCGTTCGCGGTCGTGGGGAACA
This window encodes:
- a CDS encoding response regulator transcription factor gives rise to the protein MDRPARVLVVDDEPNIRALLSQTLRLVSFDVRTAGTGAEAVTAAREFRPDIVVLDVMLEDFDGFEVARRLGESVPVLFLTARDRVEDRVQGLTLGADDYVAKPFSLEEVVLRIRAILRRSRAAPEPDVLRYADLELDPQAHEVRRAGVPVDLSPTEFNLLEYLLANAGRVVSKAQILDSVWRYDFDGDSSIVESYVYYLRKKIDKFEPQLIHTVRGVGYTLRTPR